Below is a window of Haloterrigena alkaliphila DNA.
CATCTCCGTTCGAGCGTGCTCGCCGGGCGTGATCTTCGGCGAGCGGACCTTCAGGTGCAAGTCGGGATCGCAGCCGTCGATCGTTCCCAGCCAGCGAACGAACACGCGCAGCGTGTTCATCTGGCACCTCTCGGACGACGGCGCGAGATCGCCGTCGTTGCGCCGCCAGATGCGGTACTCGTGGAGCAGCCGGCCGGTGAGGTCGTTGCAATTGGTGATGCCGCGCTTCTCGCACCAGCGGGTGAAGTGGCTGAGGCGAGAGCGGTGCGACCGGATCGTCGCCCGCCGGCACTCGGTCTCCCTGTCTGCTACGTACAACTCTACCGCCGTTTCCGGATCGATCGGTTCGAGGTTCATGATGATCTCCGCGAACCGCACGACGGCGCCGTGGCCGAACGGGCCCGTTCGGATTTTGAACGGTTTGGATCCAGATCGGCGGGTTTCGACCGGCCGATCCGACTCCATCCCGACGCCGTGTGATGATTCCTGGATCACCAATTATCTCGCGAACGGACACCGTTCCGTCAGGGCCCATCCGATTTCTGAATGGTTCAGATCCAAGGGGCGGCGTCGGGGTATATTTAAACGGCGCGTCGTTCGCCGCTTAGAGCCCGTTCAATTGGTGAACGGGGGTCGACGTCGTGAGCGATCGGTGTTACGTCTCGCCGAAGGTCATCGATCGGCACTACGACGTACGGACGGAGGAGGACAAGATGAGGCAGTGTCGGGAGGTACTCGATGAGATTTTACGCGACGGTTCGGGCGACCGCTGACCGATTCGTCGAACCGATCCGTATCCGATCGGTTCTCATTCGTCGGTCGACCGCTCGGTTTCGTACTCGCACGTCGCTTCGAACGGACACGACTCGCAGTTCGGATCCCTCGCCGTGCAGACAGCCGCGCCGAAGTCGATGAGCGCGTGGAGGAAATCGTCGCACCGGCCCGGGGGCGCCAATCGATCCGAGAGATCCCACATTTCGGACGATTCGGGTTCCGCCGATTCGCTCCCGAAAACCCGGGCCAGTACGCGCGCCACGTTCGTGTCCACCGCCGAGGCGTTCCGTCCGTACGCGTGGGCCAGCACCGAGGCGGCGGTGTACTCGCCGACGCCGTGCAATCCGAGGAGTTCCGATCGGGAGTCGGGCACGCGACCGTCGTGACGCGCGAGGAGCTGGGCGGAAGCGCGCCTGAAGTACGCCGTCCGTTTTCGCAGCCCCAGCGGTTCGATCGATTCACCGATGTCGGTCTCCGCGGCCGCGAGAACGGTGCCGGCCGTCGGGTACTGCTCCACGAATTCGTCGTAGACGCCGGTGACTGCTCCGCCGAGGTCTGCTGGAGCATGAGCTCGGCGATCAGTATCTCGAAGGGCGAAGCGTCCGGATCGCGCCAGGGTAAGTCGTGTCGTCCGTTTTCGGCGTACCACTCGAGCAAGCTTTCGACGAACTCGTCCCCATCCTCAACACGCATGCCGAACTGTGGTCCCCTTATCGTACTTAGGGGGTCGGCTGCGCTCACTCGCAGAGGCAGTCCCGAGTCCGGGTCAATTGGACGATCTCGTCGTGAAGTTGCGCCGCGAACTCGTAGATCGTCCGCGCCCGGTACTCGCCGGCGACGCCGGTCCGGTAGTACGACTCCGACCGGTTCTCGATCCAGAGCTCTTCGAGCCGTTCGGCGACGTCCCGCGAGAAGAGCCCCGCTCGTACACCCAGTTCGTAGACCTCGGTGTGGCGCTGCCCGGCGACGTCGTACCCCTTCTCCTCGACGTAGAACTGGATCGAGCGTTCGATCGCGACGAAGGAACTCTCGATGATGACGGTGAAGTGACCGTTCCGATCGAGGAGGAAGCCGGCGGCGTCGAGGAGTCGACACGCCTTCCGCAACTGAAGGACGGCCGGATCGGAGACGTGCTCGAGCCCGACCTCCGGGTTCTGGGGCCTCCGCTGGAAGGCGTCCTCCGCGTCCGCGAGCGCGGCTTCGAGTTCCTTCGACGTCATCCGTTCACCCCGAAGACGTCGCGCTTCACTTGCCGGAACGTCTCGCTCTCGACGAGGGGAATCCCCTCCTGCAGGACGGGTCGCAAATCCTCGCCGCGCTTGCGGGCGCTCTCGGGCGATTCGGCGAAGACCTCGAACTCGTACCGATCGCCGCCGATCGGTTCCTCTTCCAGGTCCCGTGCGATGTCCGAGACGGTTCGTCGCGCCGAAACCGGATTCTCGTTCTCGCCGACGAGAACGAAGATGTCGATATCGCTCGCGCGATCCGCTTCGCCGCGCGCCACGCTGCCGAAGCAGAGGATTCCAGCGATCGAGGGCACTTCGTCGTCCACTCGTTCGACGAATCGTCCGAGCGGCTCGCGAAACTCCGCCTGAGGGATTTCGAGAAGCGGGTCGTCGGCGTCGCGAAGCCGGCGTTCGTCGATCCGATAGAGGGTCCGATTCCCGACGTCGCGCCTGACGATGAGTCCCATCGCCTCGAGGAGGGAGAGTGCCTTCGAAACGCTGGGGCCGCCGTAACCGGTTAGTCGCTGGAATTCTCGGTTCGAGAACTCTTCGGTCGGGTTGCGGGCGAGTATCTCGAGCGCCTCGTCCATCGCTGCGTACCGAAAGACCTGCTCGTCAGGGAGTGGAAGTCGTACTTCGATGGCCATTCGTTACATCTCTTGTAACGAGTTATACTACATATATTCGTCGGCCAAAAGGTGCTCAACGCGCGAATGATAGGGAGCGAAGCGTAACGAGCAGAACGGAAAACGAACCCGGATCCTGATGTTACACGTCCGTGGTCTCGCCACCGGAACGCCTCGAGAACCCCACGACGGATCGATCACCAATAGAAACGGTGCCGGCATATGCTGTGTGTACTACTACCTACAGCGGTCGCGGGTCTGTACGTATGATCGTGGACGATTCGGACTATCAGCAGGCCGGCCACACGACGTTCGATCCGGACACCGATCACTCCCTGAGCGAGGCGGTGTTGACGACCGTCGAGGAACACCAGGGGATCGACCTCGTCGAGGCGGACTTCACGCTGTACGACATCATCGATCCGGAGGCCCTCGAGCGACTCTTTCGGTTCAATCAGGACGCGGCGACGACGGTCTCGTTCTTCGTCGACGGTACTCGCGTTTCACTCCGAGACGTCGGTGATGTCGTCGAGATCTGGGCCGCGGAACGACAGCCGTAGCTGCAGGATGCGCCATCGATCGAGTTCGGAGCGGTCGCGCGCGTCCTCTCCGGCCCGCTAGACGAACCGGGTGGTGTTCGCTGGGCGTCGGACTGCGGGGTGCGGCGACCGGCGGTGCCGTGACGCACCTCGTCGTCAGTCGATGTACTGTTGTTCCCACTCGCGACGTTGTTCGATCGACTCGTAGCCCTCGTCGCTGATGGCGTAGTAGTTCGTCCGTCGGTCGAGTTGCCCTTTCTCGACGAGCTCTTTGTTAACGAGCGTGTCGAGATTGGGGTACAGACGGCCGTGATTGATCTCACTGTTGTAATACTTCTCGACTTCGTCTTTTACTTCCTGGCCAGACGGCTGGTCGGCTCCGGCGATCACGTACAGCAGATCGCGTTGAAATCCGGTCAGATCGTCCATTTTGCTACCACACCGACAGACCAACTGTCCGACTATTTGTTATCGTATTCGTATCAACTGTTTCTCGGGCGTTTTGAGGGGCTAATTCCGCTAACGACAGGAATCGTTTCGCCCGCCGACAGTAAGAAGTGGCTACAGCGGCGACCAGCGGGCCGAACTGTTCGGTGTTGAGTTGCGGACTCGTGGTGGCCTGGTATGGCTGTCCCTACCACGCGCTCCCGTGCGGACGGTCGGCGGAGTCGAGTCGTCGGACCCATCGACTGTGCGCACTCGAGGCGACGACGGCCGTCGCTGTGTGGTGATCGCCTGAAGAATGTGA
It encodes the following:
- a CDS encoding nucleotidyltransferase domain-containing protein is translated as MAIEVRLPLPDEQVFRYAAMDEALEILARNPTEEFSNREFQRLTGYGGPSVSKALSLLEAMGLIVRRDVGNRTLYRIDERRLRDADDPLLEIPQAEFREPLGRFVERVDDEVPSIAGILCFGSVARGEADRASDIDIFVLVGENENPVSARRTVSDIARDLEEEPIGGDRYEFEVFAESPESARKRGEDLRPVLQEGIPLVESETFRQVKRDVFGVNG
- a CDS encoding PadR family transcriptional regulator, which codes for MDDLTGFQRDLLYVIAGADQPSGQEVKDEVEKYYNSEINHGRLYPNLDTLVNKELVEKGQLDRRTNYYAISDEGYESIEQRREWEQQYID
- a CDS encoding HalOD1 output domain-containing protein, which encodes MIVDDSDYQQAGHTTFDPDTDHSLSEAVLTTVEEHQGIDLVEADFTLYDIIDPEALERLFRFNQDAATTVSFFVDGTRVSLRDVGDVVEIWAAERQP